In Coccidioides posadasii str. Silveira chromosome 4, complete sequence, one genomic interval encodes:
- the GUA1 gene encoding GMP synthase (glutamine-hydrolyzing) (BUSCO:187821at4751~EggNog:ENOG410PFKK~COG:F~MEROPS:MER0045886~BUSCO:6203at33183), whose amino-acid sequence MVPCTQRLADLTWKPKGVILSGGPYSVYEQDAPHVDPAFLDLGVPILGICYGIQELAYRLDKANVTAGIAREYGHADLSAKRLDDQGHVDRLFSGIKDNTKVWMSHGDKLVKLPEGFHTIATTANSEYAGIAHETKPIYGIQFHPEVTHTPDGTHLLKNFAVDICGAAQNWTMAKFVDQEITRIRKLVGETDHVLGAVSGGVDSTVASKLMKEAIGDRFHAVLVNNGCMRLNECEQVHETLGKHLGINLTVVDASKQFLDALKGVTDPERKRKIIGGKFIDVFEAEALKIEAGVKHTGAKVKWFLQGTLYPDVIESLSFKGPSATIKTHHNVGGLPKRMQEGAGLKLIEPLRELFKDEVRQLGRELGIHNDLVMRHPFPGPGIAIRVLGEVTPERVEIARRADHIFISMIREAGLYDKIAQAYAALDPTKAVGVMGDKRVHAEMIVLRAVETSDFMTCTAYPFPHEFLSRVSTRIINEVHGVSRVLYDISSKPPATIEME is encoded by the exons ATGGTTCCTTG CACCCAAAGGCTAGCCGACCTAACCTGGAAGCCCAAGGGTGTTATTCTCTCCGGCGGTCCCTATTCGGTCTATGAACAAGATGCTCCGCACGTCGATCCCG CCTTCTTGGACCTAGGTGTCCCCATTCTCGGTATTTGCTACGGCATACAGGAACTCGCATACCGCCTGGACAAAGCAAATGTGACCGCCGGAATTGCGAGAGAGTACGGCCATGCAGACCTCAGCGCAAAGCGGCTTGATGACCAGGGACACGTCGACCGCTTATTCTCCGGCATCAAAGATAACACAAAAGTGTGGATGAGTCATGGCGACAAGCTAGTAAAGCTCCCTGAGGGCTTCCATACCATCGCTACTACTGCAAACTCGGAGTATGCCGGTATTGCCCACGAGACCAAACCCATCTACGGGATCCAGTTTCACCCAGAAGTCACTCACACTCCCGATGGCACTCACCTCCTCAAGAACTTTGCCGTGGATATCTGCGGTGCTGCACAGAATTGGACAATGGCCAAATTTGTCGACCAAGAAATCACCCGGATCCGCAAACTAGTCGGGGAAACCGACCACGTCCTCGGCGCCGTCAGCGGAGGTGTCGATTCGACAGTTGCCTCCAAGTTGATGAAAGAGGCCATCGGAGATCGTTTCCATGCCGTACTCGTGAACAACGGGTGTATGCGCCTGAACGAATGCGAGCAGGTTCATGAGACCTTGGGAAAGCATTTAGGTATCAACCTGACTGTAGTCGATGCTTCGAAACAGTTCCTGGATGCCCTCAAGGGGGTCACAGATCCAGAAAGGAAACGGAAGATCATTGGTGGAAAGTTTATCGATGTCTTTGAGGCAGAGGCCTTGAAGATTGAGGCCGGAGTCAAACATACTGGTGCAAAGGTCAAGTGGTTCCTTCAGGGGACCCTTTACCCAG ATGTCATTGAGTCTCTTTCTTTCAAGGGTCCTAGTGCAACAATCAAAACACACCATAACGTTGGAGGGCTGCCAAAG AGAATGCAAGAAGGTGCTGGTTTAAAACTCATTGAGCCCCTTCGAGAGCTTTTCAAAGATGAAGTGCGTCAGTTAGGAAGGGAGCTCGGTATCCATAACGATTTAGTGATGAGACATC CGTTCCCGGGCCCTGGAATTGCAATTCG TGTCTTGGGCGAAGTCACTCCTGAGCGCGTTGAGATCGCCAGGAGAGCTGATCACATTTTCATTTCCATGATCCGTGAGGCGGGTCTATATGATAAGATCGCTCAAGCGTACGCCGCTTTGGACCCAACCAAGGCTGTTGGTGTCATG GGCGATAAACGAGTTCACGCCGAGATGATCGTTCTAAGAGCCGTTGAGACCTCAGACT TCATGACATGTACAGCATATCCATTCCCTCACGAATTCCTTTCTAGAGTGTCGACACGGATTATCAATGAAGTACATGGTG TTTCCCGAGTGCTATACGACATTTCATCCAAG CCTCCCGCAACCATCGAGATGGAATAG